A genomic region of Plasmodium vivax chromosome 1, whole genome shotgun sequence contains the following coding sequences:
- a CDS encoding hypothetical protein, conserved (encoded by transcript PVX_087690A): protein MAGDETPKDQNLMFDTSNSINHLTGNEFYFYSNDDVGVYRKKTPSEFQIGEANTSECNELPPVTTNDRNVREDKVKNVQKNAQKNVQKNVEKNVQKNVEKNEKEAERNKACREIKKKQRDANDYFCTDKMKKQHTYEEREKFVFEQEIGKVHDVYNGEEIMKIINKLNSIRKEIETVIYKKLETKYVEFLSMSSKIKDIEVFISNIKNLVAENTSELKFLQDKKYKESLNIINLVTRRKKFQKINLTILTIYIIHIYDKIIFKNILRKDYEYASLTYFELAKFLNTNGKLLHHLNCIHHLKEKNLVDYFNRLKQKNQTNFVEFLFANNGNKNLQSQLEKAFKIYFFLFKKKNSNFIENLLAYVYQCFRKISKQVIFSFVIVSKKGGGNRANQREGKQKGSHRDAQKKEAQNSKHLKREEMDNSTTQYLDEEKKLFCSEDKQKKAQHCELKTSDSHQQGINNAPPFYHKNVHQILSEKIPNRGKNFTQSGHPNQNEGTPQGLPHNADNINDVISCTYENAEGLKTASNKNTHNNSPSSENNPKERLQIDINQLQEEDNFLFIPLNELVQKLNEKGCFLSLVKIYEIVFDVLNKYDSIIIYLLTYQKNEASRGGSKGTKMDAISLNGNNKNNTVCDTSHFSKPHTDGGSATPGRDSPGRDSPGRDSPDRTGKLQSDHSEDNELEKVRSTLEKDRSALEKDCSSLEKDCSSLEKDRSSLEKGHTLDDANWEGGDHPDNFSFYDLFNEYKSEKRFSTFSKFYQTSDGSSCSPLITDFLKNVDIENCPFAEYSQKIKEKIESYLKGRSVHYEHSEAFLHFALDNANKLISAKNKFLKNIEKALKTIIEHMRFENFGFHYIFRFAVVTIMFCLNSFLFERNSSNGCIYHLWVDNMCGILPKEVHHEKEVQNGDVTESQMEGQQNGEPPILRKEEQSNDNLREHYQTHIEIEALKIINKTEGELPTYPDAHQLGSKMKCTEIAKTGKAQNRQSSTEEVHPCAAHIVDNKSSEKNQPERQNYQPDVEQICREYFLNESAPFRFAEEEKRTQFFYDLLKSSLIFEEMEKKIKNNFPHFFYLNGKKLNEAINKDNWVRIPARINQCIFKKKFHFFQVISLYKKTFYDFLNVPFSENPLISFNFKRLEEELCSETDLPPEHTNAHGHEKWLSSKLSNHVMNDTSWGKSTTISSDPPEVKKKTINCHSHETSEEAYQNKTHKMENKKENFHIINFDIVLSNSSSMLICVLQNYLMLEELLPNLKDEINQYMLKVIDFYMYVLCCYFMKRETLEELLIDLKKYNDRLGINNLFFIIKKQEKYKHLYNFLIYYSEEIRNNSDNYHFLDAHKNSHHPFQNKYNVTNCSSVTDDFCPPLSLNNFCKIYSSTCHYAISEKIISIESLYCLVSKLKDEIMLSGGVQTDEKTGEVGTFNRCSHLPNGEPNQKKNTQRGSTMRNHRSDAEWASLLPFLEQKLHIVDELRILVYCDSLYELVDSSNYVSEVVKLVNNACGALAGGGNATDGHNIGGKKGLQTSVRTTLQTAFQTHMNQFMDLYINILNDAKRKLTFCCEGVVSVVVHYVLWNLINYIFNLNNIEIVHQIRSELLPVVAVGPKSGSQGRTNQRVPIPGAGPKGSEQFMANQKKEAKVLPPRKDAKFAGANLVSNNKSDIREASTQNKSDDSTNSNNSGNFLTDAPQSVVNTLRNFFSKISNTIIQHITNLEREVEEYLSQSESDNSPMCDVRNSVYMNLYRELKNVNSERHRFYFIFLAKGINYYDQYVDLHLGNLPKLDQLVKCANADFFQYKHVHSVILKYHYSKLVPESYVTQYEMSVLKEIQSKIKSRIV from the coding sequence ATGGCAGGTGATGAAACCCCGAAGGACCAAAATTTAATGTTCGACACAAGCAACAGCATAAATCACCTGACCGGAAATGAATTCTATTTCTACTCTAACGACGATGTGGGGGTGTATAGAAAAAAGACGCCCAGTGAATTCCAAATTGGGGAAGCGAACACCAGTGAGTGTAACGAGTTGCCCCCCGTAACCACGAATGATAGGAACGTCAGGGAGGACAAAGTGAAAAACGTACAGAAAAACGCACAGAAAAATGTACAGAAAAACGTAGAGAAAAACGTACAGAAAAACGTGGAGAAAAACGAGAAAGAAGCAGAAAGGAACAAAGCATGCAgagagataaaaaaaaaacagagggACGCAAATGACTACTTCTGCACTGAtaagatgaagaagcaaCACACGTATgaggaaagagaaaaatttgtCTTTGAACAGGAAATTGGCAAAGTGCATGATGTGTACAATGGGgaagaaataatgaaaattattaacaaattaaattctATAAGGAAAGAAATCGAAACGGTCATATACAAAAAGTTAGAAACAAAATATGTAGAGTTCCTCTCCATGTCCAGCAAGATTAAAGACATTGAAGTCTTCATATCAAATATTAAAAACTTAGTGGCAGAAAATACGAGCGAGTTGAAATTCCTGCAAGACAAGAAATATAAGGAAAGTCTAAACATAATTAACCTTGTgacgagaaggaaaaaattccagAAAATAAACTTAACAATTTTAaccatatatattatccacatatatgataaaataatttttaaaaatattttaagaaaagaTTATGAGTATGCATCTCTCACTTACTttgagctagccaaatttttgaacacaaatggaaaacttCTCCACCACCTTAACTGTATACAccatttgaaggaaaaaaacttgGTAGATTATTTCAACAGattgaagcaaaaaaatcaGACCAATTTTGtcgaatttttatttgcaaataATGGGAATAAAAATCTACAATCCCAGTTAGAAAAGGCcttcaaaatttatttcttcctttttaaaaaaaaaaactccaatTTTATCGAAAATTTGCTAGCCTATGTCTACCAATGCTTCCGCAAAATTTCAAAGcaggttattttttccttcgtaATTGtaagcaaaaagggaggaggaaaCAGAGCTAACCAAAGGGAAGgcaaacaaaaaggaagtcaCCGAGatgcccaaaaaaaagaagcgcaaaaTAGTAAGCACctgaaaagggaggaaatgGATAACTCCACCACACAATACcttgatgaagaaaaaaaattattttgctcagaagacaaacaaaaaaaagcccAACATTGTGAATTAAAAACGAGTGATTCGCACCAGCAGGGGATTAATAATGCTCCTCCATTCtatcacaaaaatgtgcatcaAATTTTGAGTGAGAAAATCCCCAACCGAGGGAAAAATTTCACACAGAGTGGACACCCTAACCAAAACGAAGGAACACCCCAGGGTCTGCCACATAATGCTGATAATATAAACGATGTGATTAGCTGCACATACGAAAATGCAGAGGGGTTAAAAACCGCAAGTAATAAAAACACACATAATAACTCCCCGTCGAGTGAAAATAACCCAAAGGAGAGACTCCAAATTGACATAAACCAGCTTCAAGAAGAagacaattttttgtttattccgCTAAACGAGTTGgtacaaaaattaaacgaaAAGGGCTGCTTCCTCTCGCTTGTTAAAATTTACGAAATTGTCTTTGATGTCCTGAACAAGTATGACTCAAtcatcatttatttattaacttatcaaaaaaatgaagcatcTAGGGGAGGTTCGAAAGGGACAAAGATGGACGCCATCTCACTTAATGGTAACAATAAAAACAACACTGTGTGTGACACGAGCCATTTTTCGAAGCCCCACACCGATGGGGGAAGTGCCACCCCTGGGAGGGATTCACCTGGGAGAGATTCGCCTGGAAGGGATTCCCCTGATCGAACTGGCAAGCTACAGAGCGACCATTCTGAGGATAACGAATTGGAGAAAGTCCGCTCCACGTTGGAGAAAGACCGCTCCGCGTTGGAGAAAGACTGCTCCTCGTTGGAGAAAGACTGCTCCTCGTTGGAGAAAGACCGCTCCTCGTTGGAGAAAGGGCACACCTTGGACGATGCCAACTGGGAAGGAGGAGACCACCCGGATAACTTCAGCTTCTACGACCTATTCAACGAATATAAAAGCGAGAAACGCTTTTCCACTTtctcaaaattttatcaaacGAGCGACGGAAGTAGCTGTTCCCCCCTAATAACCGATTTTCTAAAAAACGTCGACATTGAAAATTGCCCCTTTGCAGAATattcccaaaaaattaaagaaaaaattgaatcaTATTTAAAAGGTAGGAGCGTCCATTATGAGCACTCCGAGGCGTTCCTGCATTTCGCACTAGACAATGCGAATAAATTGATAAGCGCCAAAAATAAGttcctaaaaaatatagagaaAGCGCTCAAAACGATTATCGAACATATGAGATTTGAGAACTTTGGTTTTCATTACATATTCCGGTTTGCAGTGGTCACCATTATGTTTTGCCTGAATTCGTTTCTCTTCGAGAGGAACTCATCCAACGGTTGCATCTACCATTTGTGGGTGGACAACATGTGTGGAATTCTTCCAAAGGAAGTGCACCACGAAAAGGAggttcaaaatggggacgtAACGGAGAGCCAAATGGAGGGACAACAAAATGGCGAACCCCCAATTCTGCGCAAGGAGGAGCAAAGCAACGATAATCTTCGGGAACACTACCAGACACACATCGAAATAGAGGcactaaaaattattaacaaaacCGAAGGGGAGTTACCAACCTATCCAGATGCTCACCAACTGGGaagtaaaatgaaatgcaCAGAAATTGCCAAAACTGGGAAGGCACAAAATAGACAAAGTAGCACAGAAGAAGTACACCCATGTGCAGCTCATATTGTGGATAACAAATCGAGCGAGAAAAACCAACCGGAAAGGCAGAATTACCAACCGGATGTGGAACAAATATGCAGGGAATATTTTCTGAATGAAAGTGCACCTTTCCGCTTTGCAGAAGAGGAGAAACGAACCCAATTCTTCTACGATCTGCTTAAAAGCAGTctcatttttgaagaaatggaaaaaaaaattaaaaataatttcccccattttttttaccttaatgggaaaaaattaaatgaagcCATTAATAAAGACAACTGGGTTCGCATACCTGCAAGGATAAATCAATGcatctttaaaaagaaatttcatttttttcaagttaTATCGCTATATAAGAAAACGTTTTACGATTTTTTGAATGTCCCCTTTTCGGAAAATCCCCTAATCAGTTTTAACTTCAAGAGGCTAGAAGAAGAGTTGTGTTCCGAGACAGACCTACCCCCCGAGCATACAAACGCGCATGGACACGAAAAGTGGCTCTCATCTAAATTGAGTAATCATGTGATGAATGACACCAGTTGGGGTAAATCCACCACCATTAGTAGCGATCCACccgaagtgaaaaaaaaaacgataaacTGTCACTCACACGAAACGAGCGAAGAGGCTTACCAGAACAAgacacacaaaatggagaataagaaggaaaatttccACATTATTAACTTTGACATCGTTTTATCAAACAGTAGCAGCATGCTCATCTGTGTGCTGCAGAATTATTTAATGCTGGAAGAGCTGCTGCCCAATTTGAAGGACGAAATAAACCAGTACATGTTAAAAGTAATCGatttttacatgtacgtGTTATGCTGCTATTTtatgaaaagggaaacctTGGAAGAACTTCTCAttgacttaaaaaaatacaacgaCAGGTTAGGCATAAacaacttattttttattataaagaaaCAAGAAAAGTACAAACATTTgtacaactttttaatttattactCGGAAGAAATTCGAAATAATTCGGATAATTATCACTTTCTAGATGCCCATAAAAATTCTCATCACCCTTTCCAAAATAAATACAACGTAACAAATTGTAGCAGTGTGACGGACGACTTCTGCCCACCTCTCAGCTTAAAtaacttttgcaaaatttacaGCTCCACGTGTCACTACGCCATttcggaaaaaataatttccatCGAGTCGTTGTACTGCTTGGTTAGCAAATTGAAAGACGAAATAATGCTATCGGGGGGGGTCCAAACGGACGAAAAAACGGGCGAAGTGGGAACTTTCAACAGGTGTAGTCATCTGCCAAATGGAGAACCCAACCAGAAGAAGAATACCCAGCGCGGCAGTACTATGAGGAACCACCGTAGTGACGCCGAATGGGCttcccttctccccttcttgGAGCAAAAACTGCACATCGTGGATGAACTGCGAATTTTAGTTTATTGCGATTCGCTATACGAACTTGTAGACAGCAGTAACTACGTCAGTGAAGTTGTGAAGTTGGTTAACAACGCGTGTGGTGCgctcgcagggggggggaacgcAACGGACGGTCACAACatcggggggaaaaaaggttTACAGACAAGTGTACGGACAACTTTGCAGACGGCCTTCCAAACGCATATGAACCAGTTCATGGACTTATACATTAACATACTGAATGACGCGAAGCGAAAGCTAACGTTCTGCTGCGAAGGGGTCGTATCAGTCGTAGTTCACTACGTACTATggaatttaataaattacatCTTTAACCTAAATAACATCGAAATTGTGCACCAGATTAGGAGTGAACTACTCCCAGTAGTAGCAGTAGGCCCCAAAAGCGGCAGCCAAGGAAGGACAAACCAGCGTGTGCCCATCCCAGGTGCAGGCCCCAAAGGGAGTGAACAATTTATGGCGAACCAGAAAAAGGAGGCCAAAGTTTTACCCCCTCGGAAGGATGCAAAATTCGCGGGAGCCAACCTCGTCAGTAATAATAAATCGGATATACGCGAAGCGAGTACGCAAAACAAAAGTGATGATTCTACAAACAGCAACAACAGTGGCAACTTTCTTACGGATGCACCTCAAAGCGTAGTAAACACCTTAAGAAATTTCTTTAGCAAAATTTCAAATACCATAATTCAGCATATAACAAATTTGGAAAGAGAAGTAGAGGAGTATTTATCTCAAAGCGAGAGTGACAATAGCCCCATGTGTGATGTGCGCAATTCTGTGTACATGAATCTATACAGAGagctaaaaaatgtgaactcGGAAAGGCACAGattttacttcatttttctcgCAAAAGGGATAAATTATTACGATCAATATGTAGACCTCCATTTGGGTAACCTGCCTAAGCTCGACCAATTGGTTAAATGTGCAAATGCAGATTTCTTCCAGTATAAGCACGTGCATTCCGTCATTTTGAAGTACCACTACTCTAAGCTGGTACCTGAGAGCTACGTTACTCAGTACGAAATGAGCGTCTTGAAAGAAATACAAAGTAAAATCAAATCACGCATTGTGTGA
- a CDS encoding hypothetical protein, conserved (encoded by transcript PVX_087695A) has protein sequence MNSYKPENENPVLYNYKEDEESSHILNEQTIKEHLYNPSDLCDLNYDEDQISVDEIYDMLRDIKDPEYSYTLENLKIIEKKNIYVNLQEKNVTVYFTPTIPNCSLATLIGLMISIKLQFSLSNCYKINIYIFPGSHNSEHSINKQLNDKERIAAAIENSHLFNVIKSSITYNYPVVNF, from the coding sequence ATGAACAGCTACAAACCAGAAAACGAAAACCCCGTGCTGTACAACTACAAGGAAGACGAGGAAAGCAGCCACATCCTGAACGAACAAACGATAAAGGAGCACTTATATAACCCAAGCGACTTGTGCGACCTAAACTACGATGAAGATCAAATAAGTGTAGACGAAATATATGATATGCTAAGGGACATAAAAGACCCCGAATATTCCTACACattagaaaatttaaaaattattgaaaagaaaaacatttatgtaaatctgcaagaaaaaaatgtcactGTTTATTTTACCCCAACCATTCCAAACTGTTCCCTAGCTACACTAATCGGTTTAATGATAAGCATAAAATTACAATTCTCTCTTTCGAATTGTTACaagataaatatttacatattccCAGGGTCTCACAATTCGGAGCATTCCATAAATAAACAGCTGAACGACAAGGAAAGAATCGCAGCGGCGATTGAAAATTCCCACTTGTTCAATGTCATCAAGAGTAGCATCACATACAACTACCCTGTTGTGAACTTTTGA
- a CDS encoding hypothetical protein, conserved (encoded by transcript PVX_087700A) has protein sequence MDICISHLYNRQIKKNILQDVFYKLENYDNEEFLCFDVNSSGSLLVAASKTSLYFFHILTGTLLLQHSYYDENEKEDFLKRDIFEEGKIHASTCSGVNDKGSNASGKHEGVKSVVDCEGNEYDNEKEIENENSTSGNITRNDNISSNEVGSASGVGSADKVDQASRVDYANRVDYANRVDHANRVDQANRVDQANLVDPLAMCYDPGEAKARQSPNCDEDLKTTKEEEESCATPIAAIQNGNDFSENLLTQNDSICNDDSVKSHKRKLFSVKGQKSKKVKKRSRQSQRNPSKSGENVTNSRSKNNENSSRKSSDDKFEEENVHIKKIQFIKSDKYLLCVSKRYLYIFKICKFPITRIVYIDLLYLCIGIETVISEKLFFPCFFSEYFYLFYKENEYKQRGEGSLLNSSCLSNDFSRPFGSNSDVSINKCEEISECSKNCKEMESPPLRGYQEEATPAKGHLSLFKDYYKLYASLNFNKIRNFEICEVKCVDFRKKRRLSGDEGGNVYVLDLVLCLKEQIPYVSRVYVEEMADLSGQYAADPTGQYAADPTVHYPTALREVHPLAPYAERMNDFVVDVNETLPIISYEQMNFTFQEMARESCLHARKDLLYSKSKSKSKKKYVKGGSSKNLVYNQVNGVSKMECAAGVLGEAILSEAVVEGGGAIELASAVTTRMPSGLPSAAASEATIGNVKTVDPAESYISNSNLPPSETHREGASVCEEKDEEAMQLIKFFENYENSRKFLKKMLSGYFPICVYKKRSKRRSKELPTTLNIYDNLDALLKGGTLRGSFPRGEEKEEEIFEKENDCYIFDYSGREKTDYFNFPHSLLKNKNSLKNVNKHRDIDKKKHYIYVGTPSYVLAFEMHYVKRRTAADEQENKKAASLKRNNIVYSKIECISDEIYRTCDNYLRKVQDKTLFEKKIELSFLFKIYLGITTPLDIAIREKGNLLCVRTLEKVFLYKVTYKYSVHCMGGFSHSNRMSLSDERNSLQQCATGGVPPQMEDNTTIGAVTKKSSPPYEGKQNDLYSYIDRICLYHTIHNPIQKEVHELCCFSEDIYQSYLLVVSLKSGQYTLYIYDLKHMDLQNAVKVNISAYKGFKHMRWIKCYDMLVALSNVGNYLLVLKNKHLNNWSFFISDFELIDSNIEVIEEENEFDIIENIQPKHKNIDDHIWKYIIIYINLFIKNKICIQNLIHPSSLFPILYTGYYKNSPMYFFYKSCYDFGKENFLSYEADESAERGRQEKMEKGKGKEDENEKVNERESQQMEEKLTPSFLQIRENLDHLVGSPFEEPEEEPPNDLFVRDNSNGVELLAPEMVYYLYYKNTVNFSL, from the coding sequence ATGGATATTTGCATTAGCCATCTTTACAAtagacaaataaaaaagaatatattacAGGatgttttttacaaattagaGAATTACGACAATGAAGAATTTTTATGCTTCGACGTAAACTCAAGCGGGAGTCTTCTCGTGGCCGCGTCCAAGACGTCTCTTtacttttttcacattttgacGGGCACCTTACTGCTGCAGCATAGCTATTacgatgaaaatgaaaaggaagatTTTCTGAAGCGGGACATTTtcgaggaggggaaaatacaTGCCAGTACGTGCAGTGGGGTGAATGATAAGGGCAGCAACGCGAGTGGAAAACACGAGGGGGTCAAGAGTGTCGTGGATTGCGAGGGGAACGAATATGACAATGAGAAGGAGATCGAGAATGAGAATAGCACGAGCGGAAACATTACGAGGAACGACAACATCAGCAGCAACGAGGTTGGAAGCGCTAGCGGGGTTGGCAGCGCTGATAAAGTTGATCAAGCTAGCCGTGTTGATTATGCCAACCGTGTTGATTATGCCAACCGTGTTGATCATGCCAACCGTGTTGATCAAGCCAACCGTGTTGATCAAGCCAACCTGGTTGACCCCCTCGCCATGTGCTACGACCCGGGGGAGGCGAAGGCAAGACAAAGCCCCAACTGCGACGAGGATCTGAAGACCaccaaagaggaagaggaaagtTGCGCCACCCCAATTGCAGcaattcaaaatggaaacgaCTTTTCCGAGAATTTGCTGACGCAAAATGATTCCATCTGTAACGACGACTCGGTAAAATCACATAAGAGGAAGCTCTTTTCAGTTAAGGGACAAAAGTCgaagaaagtgaaaaaacgTTCGAGACAGTCCCAGAGAAATCCCAGCAAAAGTGGAGAAAACGTAACCAATTcgagaagcaaaaataacgaaaataGCAGTAGGAAAAGTAGTGACgataaatttgaagaagaaaacgtacatataaagaaaatacaatttataaaaagtgaCAAGTATTTATTGTGCGTATCGAAGAGATacttgtacatttttaaaatctgcAAATTTCCCATCACCAGAATAGTGTACATCGATTTGTTATACCTCTGCATTGGAATCGAGACGGTCATTTCGGagaagcttttttttccttgcttCTTTTCTGagtatttttatcttttttataaagaaaatgaatataagCAGAGGGGAGAGGGGAGTCTCCTGAACAGTAGTTGTTTAAGTAACGATTTTTCGCGACCCTTTGGGTCCAATTCTGACGTGTCTATAAATAAATGCGAGGAAATCTCGGAGTGCagtaaaaattgtaaagaGATGGAATCGCCCCCCCTTAGGGGCTACCAAGAGGAAGCCACTCCCGCGAAGGGTCATTTGAGCCTTTTCAAagattattataaattatacgCAAGTTTGaactttaacaaaattagAAACTTTGAAATATGCGAAGTAAAGTGCGTGGATTTTAGGAAGAAAAGGCGCCTCTCCGGGGATGAAGGGGGGAACGTTTACGTCCTCGATCTGGTTTTGTGTCTCAAGGAGCAAATTCCGTACGTGTCCAGGGTGTACGTGGAGGAGATGGCAGACTTGAGCGGCCAATACGCAGCTGACCCGACGGGCCAATACGCAGCGGACCCGACTGTCCACTACCCAACCGCCCTGCGTGAGGTACACCCCCTTGCGCCGTATGCAGAGCGCATGAACGACTTCGTCGTGGACGTGAATGAGACGCTCCCCATCATCTCGTACGAACAGATGAACTTCACATTTCAGGAAATGGCCAGAGAGAGCTGCTTGCATGCGAGGAAAGACTTACTTTATTCGAAGAGTAAGTCGAAgagtaagaaaaaatatgtgaagggggggagctcGAAAAATCTGGTCTATAACCAAGTCAATGGTGTGAGTAAGATGGAGTGCGCCGCGGGGGTGCTCGGAGAGGCAATCCTTAGCGAAGCGGTGgttgagggggggggcgccaTAGAACTGGCTAGTGCAGTGACAACCCGAATGCCCAGCGGACTGCCAAGTGCAGCGGCGAGCGAAGCTACAATAGGGAATGTCAAAACGGTGGACCCCGCGGAGAGCTACATCAGCAACAGCAACCTCCCCCCCAGTGAGACCCACAGAGAGGGCGCAAGCGTCTGCGAAGAGAAGGATGAAGAAGCTATGCAGttgattaaattttttgaaaactaCGAAAATAGTcggaaatttttaaaaaaaatgctgagTGGATATTTCCCCATCTGTGTGTACAAAAAGAGGAGCAAGAGGAGGTCCAAGGAATTACCAACCACGTTGAATATATATGACAATTTGGATGCACTTCTGAAGGGAGGAACCCTAAGGGGTAGCTTTCCCAgaggggaggagaaagaggaggaaattttcgaaaaagaaaatgactGCTACATTTTTGACTACTCcgggagggaaaaaacggactactttaattttccccacagtttgctaaaaaataagaacagcttgaaaaatgtgaataagCATAGGGATATTGACAAAAAGAAGCACTACATATATGTGGGAACCCCGTCGTATGTCCTCGCCTTCGAAATGCACTACGTGAAAAGGCGTACCGCCGCGGATGAacaggaaaacaaaaaagcgGCGTCgctaaaaaggaataacatAGTGTATTCCAAAATTGAGTGCATATCGGATGAAATTTACAGGACGTGCGATAATTACTTGAGGAAGGTACAGGACAAAACcctttttgagaaaaaaatagagttAAGTTTTCTGTTTAAAATATACCTGGGGATAACAACTCCGCTGGATATTGCCATAAGGGAGAAGGGGAACCTGCTCTGTGTGAGGACATTGGAAAAGGTGTTTCTCTACAAGGTTACGTACAAGTATAGCGTCCACTGCATGGGGGGCTTTTCCCATTCGAATCGGATGTCCCTATCGGATGAGAGGAATTCCCTTCAGCAGTGCGCAACGGGTGGggtccccccccaaatggaagacAACACTACAATCGGTGCTGTGACAAAGAAGAGCTCTCCACCTTAtgagggaaaacaaaatgaccTGTACAGCTACATCGATCGGATATGCCTCTACCACACAATTCATAATCCAATTCAGAAGGAAGTACACGAGTTGTGCTGCTTCAGTGAAGACATTTACCAATCCTACCTGCTTGTTGTGTCTCTAAAGTCTGGGCAGTACACTCTATACATTTACGATTTGAAGCATATGGATTTACAAAATGCAGTGAAGGTAAATATCTCTGCTTATAAAGGGTTCAAACATATGCGGTGGATAAAATGCTATGACATGCTAGTGGCCCTTTCCAATGTAGGGAATTACCTACTAGTGTTAAAGAACAAACACCTAAATAATTGGAGCTTCTTCATCTCCGATTTTGAATTGATAGATTCTAACATTGAAGTTATCgaggaagaaaacgaatttgacataatagaaaatattcagccgaaacataaaaatattgatgaCCATATTTGGaagtatattattatttacataaatttatttataaagaataaaatttgcatTCAGAATTTAATTCAcccctcctccctttttccGATTCTCTATACGGGGTATTATAAAAACAGCcccatgtattttttttacaagtcCTGTTACGATTTTGGCAAGGAGAATTTCCTCAGTTATGAGGCGGACGAGTCTGCGGAGCGGGGGaggcaagaaaaaatggaaaaagggaaaggaaaagaagacgaaaatgaaaaagtaaaCGAACGAGAAAGCCAacaaatggaggaaaaactAACGCCTTCGTTTTTACAAATCAGAGAAAACCTGGATCATTTAGTGGGTTCACCGTTTGAAGAACCCGAGGAGGAGCCCCCAAACGATTTGTTCGTTAGGGACAACTCGAACGGCGTGGAGTTGCTGGCCCCCGAAATGGTTTATTATCTGTACTACAAAAATACAGTCAATTTTTCATTGTAG
- a CDS encoding hypothetical protein, conserved (encoded by transcript PVX_087705A) — protein sequence MLVFRRNFSRFINNNTPKRGVRKVLHKNVTQYGKYTPNSNIVNQQNDNNKLVRGGGGLLSTFYESFIYGCGFFLSNRLLDQIFGPRTYDSFSNNMDYSNENSGGQAPDNYNSYPSENLNNNDPTINDNDFQQDIGLDDDTFDF from the coding sequence ATGCTAGTTTTCAGAAGGAACTTTTCCagatttataaataataatacgCCCAAGAGGGGCGTGCGAAAAGTTTTGCATAAAAACGTAACACAGTATGGTAAGTATACACCAAATAGCAACATTGTAAATCagcaaaatgataataacAAACTTGTTAGAGGAGGTGGGGGGCTGCTGAGCACCTTCTATGAAAGCTTCATATATGGTTGtgggttttttttaagcaaccGATTGTTAGATCAAATTTTCGGCCCCCGCACGTACGACTCCTTTAGCAACAATATGGATTACTCAAATGAAAATTCCGGTGGTCAGGCCCCGGACAATTATAACAGTTACCCCAGTGAGAACCTTAACAACAATGATCCGACCATCAATGATAACGATTTTCAGCAGGACATAGGTCTTGACGATGACACGTTTGACTTTTGA